A single genomic interval of Physeter macrocephalus isolate SW-GA chromosome 5, ASM283717v5, whole genome shotgun sequence harbors:
- the LOC102996433 gene encoding RNA-binding protein 3-like, producing the protein MSSEEGKLFMGGLNFNNDEQVLEDHFSSFRPISEMAVVKDWETQRSWGFGFITFTNPEHVSDAMRAMNGESLDGHQIHVDHVGKLAQGTRGGAFGAYGRGRSYSRGGGDQGYGSGRYDSQPGGYGYGRSRDYGCRSQGGYDHYSGGNYRDN; encoded by the coding sequence ATGTCCTCTGAAGAAGGGAAGCTCTTCATGGGAGGGCTCAACTTCAACAATGATGAGCAAGTTCTGGAAGACCACTTCAGCAGCTTCAGACCTATTTCTGAGATGGCTGTTGTCAAGGACTGGGAAACTCAGCGATCCTGGGGTTTTGGCTTCATCACCTTCACCAATCCTGAACATGTCTCAGATGCCATGAGAGCCATGAATGGAGAGTCTCTGGATGGTCATCAGATCCATGTAGACCACGTGGGCAAGCTGGCCCAGGGAACAAGAGGGGGTGCCTTTGGGGCCTATGGGCGTGGTCGCAGCTACTCTAGAGGTGGTGGGGACCAGGGTTATGGAAGTGGCAGGTACGACAGCCAACCTGGAGGATATGGATATGGAAGGTCCAGAGACTATGGCTGCAGAAGCCAGGGTGGTTATGACCACTACTCAGGAGGAAATTACAGGGATAATTAG